The Citrifermentans bemidjiense Bem genome window below encodes:
- a CDS encoding formate dehydrogenase accessory protein FdhE yields MYSTERKIEALQSAVHRAPEYAAIAPFFAAVYHYQLQHEGGTGIGVELAGVDQEQRSSNGFPLISPSELRVDRLTLVTFLAGLVTVLEAESTEGAAALRNIGEALQSGKLDPEPMLAAILERRRAPLDEASLALGVPGALLEYILEIPLKAALEPCAAVLGAGAFPGWHESICPVCGARPAMAELSGDEGERRLCCSTCSYSWSFRRIKCPSCGCEDPQQLSYFTAGEGATRVDTCRACSRYIKTRDTRKGGSEVPLEVEDLLTIHLDLLASREGFVRGK; encoded by the coding sequence ATGTACAGCACGGAGAGGAAAATCGAGGCGCTGCAGAGCGCGGTGCACCGGGCGCCGGAATATGCGGCCATCGCGCCGTTCTTCGCGGCGGTCTACCACTACCAGTTGCAGCACGAAGGAGGCACCGGCATCGGGGTCGAACTGGCCGGAGTGGATCAGGAGCAAAGAAGCTCGAACGGCTTCCCGCTCATCTCCCCCTCGGAGCTGAGGGTGGACCGGTTGACGCTGGTCACCTTCCTGGCCGGTTTGGTGACGGTGCTGGAGGCGGAGAGCACGGAGGGGGCGGCGGCGCTACGGAATATCGGGGAGGCGTTGCAATCCGGGAAGCTCGACCCGGAGCCTATGCTGGCGGCCATATTGGAGCGGCGCCGCGCCCCGCTGGACGAGGCTTCCCTGGCACTTGGTGTGCCGGGAGCGCTTCTTGAGTACATCCTGGAGATTCCGCTGAAGGCAGCGCTGGAACCTTGCGCCGCCGTGCTCGGCGCGGGGGCCTTCCCCGGGTGGCACGAAAGCATCTGCCCCGTTTGCGGCGCGCGTCCGGCCATGGCAGAGCTCTCAGGCGACGAAGGGGAGCGCCGCCTCTGCTGCTCGACCTGCAGCTACAGCTGGTCCTTCCGCAGGATCAAGTGCCCGTCCTGCGGCTGCGAAGACCCGCAACAGCTCTCCTACTTCACCGCAGGCGAGGGGGCGACCCGGGTCGATACCTGCCGGGCTTGCAGCAGGTACATCAAGACGCGCGACACAAGGAAGGGTGGGAGCGAGGTGCCGCTGGAGGTGGAGGATCTGCTGACCATCCACCTGGACCTGCTGGCGTCCAGAGAAGGGTTCGTACGGGGCAAGTAG
- the modF gene encoding molybdate ABC transporter ATP-binding protein ModF, with protein sequence MNIVLQDAVAKIHNGKNLEGITFNIEADEQWAIIGANGSGKSALGKLLCGELKVASGICRIPAKAGYVSFEKIDELLETERYNDDSDFLGYVTQGTPVAKFILSGSQADEATLLELAQEMEFTGILERGIKFLSTGEMRKVLICKSLLLEPELLVLDEPFDGLDQHSCEVLRTLISRCIGRGIRVILLLNRFSEIVPEITHVAYLKECRIFMSGTKNGMLDSEALRRFHAFHYTLPDRLPEIDCAHRPEPLPAGVPLVEMKDVKVSYGGKPILSGLSWTVSPGEHWKITGPNGSGKSTLLSLVSGDNTQAYANDIALFGRKRGTGETVWDIKKRIGLVSTTLQQDYRVGGSAKMVVISGFFDSIGVYSDPSPRQLEIAQEWLELLHMNHRAGDTFRELSYGEQRLVLLARAMVKQPDLLILDEPCQGLDDVNREMVLKLVDHLGRTGDTQILYVNHHSEDRIPCIANHMELVPAAGGGYTGKIVH encoded by the coding sequence GTGAATATCGTTTTGCAGGACGCAGTAGCCAAGATACACAACGGGAAAAACCTGGAAGGGATCACCTTCAACATTGAAGCGGACGAGCAATGGGCCATCATCGGGGCCAACGGTTCGGGGAAATCGGCGCTGGGGAAACTCCTCTGCGGCGAACTGAAGGTCGCTTCCGGCATCTGCCGCATCCCGGCCAAAGCCGGGTACGTCTCCTTCGAGAAGATCGACGAGCTCCTGGAAACGGAACGCTACAACGACGACTCCGACTTTCTCGGTTACGTCACCCAAGGCACACCGGTGGCCAAGTTCATCCTCTCCGGCTCCCAGGCCGACGAGGCGACGCTGCTCGAACTCGCCCAGGAGATGGAGTTCACCGGCATCCTGGAGCGGGGCATCAAGTTCCTCTCCACCGGAGAGATGCGCAAGGTCTTGATCTGCAAATCCCTGTTGCTGGAACCGGAGCTGCTTGTGCTGGACGAGCCGTTCGACGGGTTGGACCAGCATTCCTGCGAAGTGCTGCGCACCCTTATCAGCCGCTGCATCGGGCGCGGCATCCGGGTGATCCTGCTCCTGAACCGCTTCAGCGAGATCGTCCCCGAAATCACGCACGTGGCTTACCTGAAAGAGTGCCGCATCTTCATGAGCGGCACCAAGAACGGGATGCTCGATTCCGAGGCGCTGCGCCGGTTCCACGCCTTTCATTACACCCTTCCCGATCGGTTACCGGAGATAGATTGCGCGCACCGCCCTGAGCCGCTTCCGGCTGGGGTGCCGCTAGTCGAGATGAAGGACGTGAAAGTCTCTTACGGCGGGAAACCGATTCTGTCCGGGCTTTCCTGGACCGTATCGCCCGGGGAGCACTGGAAGATAACGGGGCCGAACGGCTCGGGGAAATCCACTTTGCTGAGCCTCGTCAGCGGGGACAACACCCAGGCCTACGCCAACGACATCGCTCTTTTCGGCAGGAAGCGGGGGACCGGCGAGACGGTCTGGGACATCAAGAAGCGGATCGGTTTGGTTTCCACTACGCTGCAGCAGGATTACCGGGTAGGTGGTTCCGCCAAGATGGTGGTTATCTCCGGATTCTTCGACTCCATCGGCGTCTATTCAGACCCTTCCCCCAGGCAGCTCGAAATCGCCCAGGAATGGCTGGAACTGCTGCACATGAACCACCGCGCCGGCGACACCTTCCGCGAGCTCTCTTACGGCGAGCAGAGGCTGGTACTTTTGGCCCGGGCTATGGTGAAGCAGCCGGACCTGTTGATCCTGGATGAACCGTGCCAGGGACTGGACGACGTGAACCGGGAGATGGTGCTGAAGCTGGTGGATCACCTGGGAAGGACGGGGGACACCCAGATCCTCTACGTGAACCATCACTCCGAGGACCGGATTCCCTGCATCGCCAACCACATGGAACTGGTCCCCGCCGCAGGCGGCGGCTACACCGGCAAGATCGTCCATTGA
- the mobA gene encoding molybdenum cofactor guanylyltransferase gives MKKTGATRRQVAAGGITGVILAGGVSSRMGSNKALLPYRGGRFIESIHRLLGELFDDVLLVTNTPEQYDFLPCRKGADLYPGMGTLAGLHAGLQQSRTPYIFAVACDMPYLNPELIAMLAGCRDRGDVVIPHGEKGAEPLHALYGKGCLPAMERSLDAGRRRIVSFFPEVRVWDVTPDEVARIDPSFDSFKNINTPDDYFALREEERAFCRLYTPTSGAMTVAG, from the coding sequence ATGAAGAAGACAGGAGCAACAAGACGGCAGGTCGCCGCGGGCGGTATCACCGGGGTCATCCTGGCGGGGGGGGTCTCCAGCCGCATGGGGAGCAACAAGGCCCTGCTCCCCTACCGGGGCGGACGCTTCATCGAGTCGATCCACCGCCTGCTCGGAGAGCTTTTCGACGACGTGCTGCTGGTCACCAACACGCCGGAGCAGTACGACTTTCTCCCCTGCAGGAAGGGAGCTGACCTCTACCCAGGGATGGGGACCCTGGCGGGGTTGCACGCCGGGCTGCAGCAGAGCCGGACCCCGTACATCTTTGCTGTTGCGTGCGACATGCCGTACCTGAACCCGGAGCTGATTGCCATGCTGGCGGGGTGCCGGGACCGGGGGGACGTGGTGATCCCGCACGGAGAGAAGGGGGCGGAGCCGCTGCACGCGCTGTACGGGAAAGGGTGTCTCCCGGCGATGGAACGCTCGCTTGACGCCGGGAGGCGGCGCATCGTCTCGTTCTTTCCGGAGGTACGGGTCTGGGATGTAACGCCGGATGAGGTAGCGCGCATCGACCCCAGCTTCGACTCCTTCAAGAACATCAACACGCCTGACGACTACTTCGCCCTTAGAGAAGAGGAGCGCGCGTTTTGCCGGCTCTACACCCCGACGAGCGGCGCTATGACCGTCGCAGGATAG
- the accB gene encoding acetyl-CoA carboxylase biotin carboxyl carrier protein, giving the protein MDIKDLKMLIKMVTETDITEFELENAEDKVVIKRGCSSAAPQFQMQAPVYQYAPTAPAAPAAAAAPAATPAAAEKEQGDVITSPIVGTFYRSPAPDAAPYVEVGQIVEKGQVLCIVEAMKLMNEIEAEFKCKIVKISKENAQPVEYGDALFVVEKL; this is encoded by the coding sequence GTGGATATAAAAGACCTGAAGATGCTGATAAAGATGGTAACCGAGACCGACATCACCGAGTTCGAGCTGGAAAACGCAGAGGACAAGGTCGTCATCAAGAGGGGCTGCAGCTCCGCCGCTCCCCAGTTCCAGATGCAGGCCCCGGTGTACCAGTACGCTCCTACGGCTCCCGCCGCTCCTGCTGCAGCTGCAGCACCGGCCGCTACGCCGGCTGCCGCCGAAAAAGAGCAGGGTGACGTGATCACTTCCCCCATCGTCGGCACCTTCTACCGCTCACCGGCTCCGGACGCGGCTCCCTACGTGGAGGTCGGCCAGATCGTCGAGAAAGGGCAGGTCCTCTGCATCGTCGAGGCTATGAAGCTCATGAACGAGATCGAGGCCGAGTTCAAGTGCAAGATCGTGAAGATCAGCAAAGAGAACGCTCAACCGGTCGAGTACGGCGACGCGCTTTTCGTCGTGGAAAAGCTGTAA
- the accC gene encoding acetyl-CoA carboxylase biotin carboxylase subunit encodes MFHKILIANRGEIALRIIRTCKEMGIKTVAVYSTADSESLHVKLADESVCIGPPPSLSSYLNINAIISAAELTDAEAIHPGYGFLSENPIFAEICEKCGITFIGPTAESMRIMGDKISARQAVIKVGVPILPGTKEGVHDVNEAIRVAKEIGFPVIIKATAGGGGRGMKIVHSPAALPNAFATARAEAQSGFGNPEVYIERYCESPRHVEIQILADKHGNVVHLGERDCSIQRRHQKVIEEAPSTVTTPELRKAMGEAAVAAAKAVNYCSVGTMEFLVDKNNNFFFMEMNTRVQVEHPVTEMVTGVDVVKEQIRSAYGLKLRYTQDDIKIKGHSIECRINAEDSVKFTPCPGKITDHHTPGGLGVRVDSFVYTNYSVLPHYDSLIAKLIVHADTREEAIKRMARALDEYIVEGIKTTIPFHKRIMANKDFIEGNIDTGFIERLVLE; translated from the coding sequence ATGTTTCATAAAATTCTTATCGCCAACAGGGGTGAGATCGCCCTCAGGATCATCAGAACCTGCAAGGAGATGGGGATCAAGACGGTCGCCGTCTACTCCACGGCCGACAGCGAGTCGCTCCACGTGAAGCTCGCCGACGAGAGCGTCTGCATCGGTCCGCCCCCCAGCCTCTCCAGCTACCTCAACATCAACGCCATCATCTCCGCGGCGGAGCTCACCGACGCGGAAGCGATCCACCCGGGCTACGGGTTCCTCTCCGAAAACCCGATCTTCGCCGAGATCTGCGAGAAGTGCGGCATAACCTTCATCGGACCTACCGCGGAAAGCATGCGCATCATGGGCGACAAGATCTCCGCCCGCCAGGCTGTCATCAAGGTCGGCGTCCCCATCCTGCCCGGTACCAAGGAAGGGGTGCATGACGTCAACGAAGCGATTCGCGTCGCCAAGGAGATCGGCTTCCCGGTCATCATCAAGGCTACGGCGGGGGGCGGCGGACGCGGCATGAAGATCGTCCATTCCCCGGCGGCGCTCCCGAACGCTTTCGCCACCGCTCGTGCCGAGGCGCAGTCCGGTTTCGGCAACCCCGAGGTTTACATCGAGCGCTACTGCGAGAGTCCGCGCCACGTCGAGATCCAGATCCTCGCCGACAAGCACGGTAACGTGGTGCACCTGGGTGAGCGCGACTGCTCGATCCAGCGTCGCCACCAGAAGGTGATCGAGGAAGCTCCCTCCACCGTCACCACTCCGGAACTCAGGAAAGCGATGGGCGAGGCCGCCGTCGCCGCGGCCAAGGCGGTCAACTACTGCAGCGTCGGCACCATGGAATTCCTCGTCGACAAGAACAACAACTTCTTCTTCATGGAGATGAACACCCGCGTGCAGGTGGAGCACCCGGTGACCGAGATGGTGACCGGCGTGGACGTCGTGAAGGAGCAGATCCGCTCCGCATACGGCCTCAAACTGCGCTACACCCAGGACGACATCAAGATCAAGGGTCACTCCATCGAGTGCCGCATCAACGCGGAGGACTCGGTGAAATTCACCCCCTGCCCGGGAAAGATCACTGATCACCACACCCCCGGCGGTCTCGGCGTCAGGGTAGACTCCTTCGTCTACACCAACTACTCGGTCCTGCCGCACTACGACTCCCTGATCGCCAAGCTGATCGTGCATGCCGACACCAGGGAAGAGGCGATCAAGAGGATGGCCCGCGCGCTGGACGAGTACATCGTGGAAGGGATCAAGACCACCATTCCGTTCCACAAGAGGATCATGGCCAACAAAGACTTCATCGAAGGGAACATAGACACCGGCTTCATCGAAAGGCTGGTACTGGAGTAA
- a CDS encoding phosphoglucomutase/phosphomannomutase family protein, with protein MQRITFGTSGWRGIMCEDFIFENVKVVTQAIADNVKASGEARKGIIVGYDSRFMGESFAREAARVLTGAGITTYLCIRDTPTPVIAFEILRRGTAGAINFTASHNPPEYNGIKFSPSWGGPALPQTTTDIENRANEMAGEICYTECSIDEAMQKGLLVEIDPMQAYLEDLATKVDFAAIAKLGTIAVNPLYGTARGYLAEPLKAHGVKVVQMNANRDPYFGGFPPEPSEKYIQDFIRLVQQDPSISLGIATDGDADRFGIVDSDGSFIEPNYIIALLLDYLVRVKGMTGGVGRSVATSHLVDAVAKLHGIEVFETPVGFKFIGELISQDKIIIGGEESAGLTIKGHVPEKDGILACLLVAEMVAREGKPVRALLEQLYEKVGRYLTKRVNITLSPELEEVFPERIAATPAGFAGVSVKQKVTVDGNKFILEDGSWLLFRKSGTEPVVRLYAEASNEARLQALLEAGREFIVGKA; from the coding sequence ATGCAGCGTATCACTTTCGGCACCTCTGGCTGGCGCGGCATCATGTGTGAAGATTTCATCTTTGAGAATGTGAAGGTAGTCACTCAGGCCATTGCGGACAACGTCAAGGCCTCCGGCGAGGCGCGCAAGGGAATCATCGTAGGGTACGACTCCCGTTTCATGGGCGAATCCTTCGCCCGTGAGGCCGCCCGCGTGCTGACTGGAGCCGGCATCACCACCTATCTTTGCATCCGCGACACCCCCACCCCTGTAATCGCTTTCGAGATCCTCAGGCGCGGCACGGCAGGCGCCATCAACTTCACCGCCAGCCACAATCCCCCCGAATATAACGGCATCAAGTTTTCCCCCTCCTGGGGGGGACCTGCCCTGCCGCAGACCACCACCGACATCGAAAACCGCGCCAACGAGATGGCGGGAGAGATCTGCTACACGGAGTGCTCCATCGACGAGGCGATGCAGAAGGGGCTCCTGGTGGAGATCGACCCGATGCAGGCTTACCTGGAGGATCTGGCAACCAAGGTCGATTTCGCCGCCATCGCCAAGTTGGGGACCATCGCCGTAAATCCTCTCTACGGCACCGCCCGCGGCTACCTCGCCGAACCGCTCAAGGCCCACGGCGTCAAAGTGGTGCAGATGAACGCCAATCGAGACCCCTACTTCGGCGGATTCCCCCCCGAACCGTCCGAGAAATACATCCAGGACTTCATCCGGCTGGTGCAGCAGGACCCTTCCATCAGCCTGGGGATCGCCACCGACGGCGACGCGGACCGCTTCGGCATCGTGGATAGCGACGGCAGCTTCATTGAGCCCAACTACATCATCGCGCTGCTCCTCGATTACCTGGTCCGGGTGAAGGGGATGACCGGCGGGGTAGGGCGCTCCGTCGCCACCTCGCATCTGGTGGACGCGGTGGCCAAGCTGCACGGGATCGAGGTCTTCGAGACGCCCGTAGGCTTCAAGTTCATCGGCGAGCTGATCAGCCAGGACAAGATCATCATCGGCGGCGAAGAGAGCGCCGGGCTCACCATCAAGGGGCACGTCCCCGAAAAGGACGGCATCCTGGCCTGCCTGCTGGTGGCCGAGATGGTCGCGCGCGAAGGCAAGCCGGTGAGGGCTCTGCTGGAGCAGCTCTACGAGAAGGTGGGGCGCTATCTCACCAAGCGCGTCAACATCACGCTGTCGCCGGAACTGGAAGAAGTCTTCCCGGAACGCATCGCGGCCACCCCCGCAGGCTTCGCAGGAGTATCGGTAAAGCAGAAGGTGACGGTGGACGGCAACAAGTTCATCCTGGAGGACGGGAGCTGGCTCCTGTTCAGGAAGTCTGGGACCGAACCGGTGGTGCGGCTTTACGCCGAGGCCTCCAACGAGGCGCGCCTGCAGGCGCTTTTGGAAGCCGGCCGCGAATTCATCGTGGGCAAAGCGTAA
- the nifS gene encoding cysteine desulfurase NifS — protein sequence MKEIYLDNNATTRVDERVFEEMRPYFCELYGNPSSMHFFGGQVQKKVDEARSRVAALLGALPDEIVFTACGTESDNAAIRSALEVFPEKRHIITSRVEHPAVLTQCRNLTKRGYRVTELNVDGNGQLDLKELEAALDDDTVIVSLMYANNETGVIFPIEEAAKMVKAKGALFHTDAVQAVGKIPLNMAESAIDLLSLSGHKLHAPKGVGVLYVRRGTPFRPLLVGGHQERGRRAGTENTASIIAMGKACELAHLHMPEEAGRVREMRDRLERELTALIPNTRINGGGTNRLPNTLSIAMEFVEGEGILLLLSEKGICASSGSACTSGSLEPSHVLRAMGVPFTCAHGSIRFSLSRFTTDAEIDAVIKELPPIISRLRQMSPFGREFLNK from the coding sequence ATGAAAGAGATCTATCTTGACAACAACGCCACCACCAGGGTGGACGAGCGGGTTTTCGAGGAGATGCGTCCCTATTTCTGCGAGCTGTACGGCAACCCGAGCTCAATGCACTTCTTCGGCGGTCAGGTGCAAAAGAAAGTGGACGAGGCACGCAGCCGCGTCGCCGCGCTTCTGGGTGCGCTCCCCGACGAGATCGTCTTCACCGCCTGCGGGACCGAGAGCGACAACGCCGCCATTCGTTCCGCGCTGGAGGTCTTCCCCGAGAAGCGCCACATCATAACCAGCCGTGTCGAGCACCCCGCGGTGCTCACCCAGTGCCGCAACCTCACCAAGCGCGGTTACCGGGTCACCGAACTGAACGTGGACGGCAACGGGCAACTCGACCTCAAGGAACTCGAGGCGGCGCTGGATGACGATACCGTCATCGTCTCCCTCATGTACGCCAACAACGAGACCGGCGTCATCTTCCCCATCGAGGAAGCCGCCAAGATGGTGAAGGCAAAGGGCGCGCTCTTCCACACCGACGCGGTTCAGGCCGTGGGCAAGATCCCGCTCAACATGGCTGAATCCGCCATCGACCTGCTTTCCCTCTCCGGGCACAAGCTGCACGCCCCCAAAGGGGTAGGCGTTCTTTACGTGCGCCGCGGCACGCCGTTCCGTCCGCTTCTGGTCGGCGGGCACCAGGAGCGCGGACGCAGGGCGGGGACCGAGAACACCGCCTCCATCATCGCCATGGGCAAGGCCTGCGAGCTTGCCCACCTGCACATGCCCGAGGAAGCGGGGCGCGTGCGCGAGATGCGCGACAGGCTGGAGCGCGAACTGACCGCGCTCATCCCCAACACCAGGATCAACGGCGGCGGCACCAACCGCCTCCCCAACACCCTTTCCATCGCCATGGAGTTCGTGGAAGGGGAGGGGATACTGCTGCTCCTCTCCGAGAAGGGAATCTGCGCCTCCTCCGGCAGTGCCTGCACCTCGGGCTCCCTCGAGCCGTCCCACGTGCTGCGCGCTATGGGCGTTCCCTTTACCTGCGCCCACGGCTCCATCCGCTTCTCGCTTTCCAGGTTTACCACCGACGCCGAGATCGATGCCGTGATCAAGGAACTCCCCCCGATCATCAGCCGCCTGCGCCAGATGTCGCCGTTTGGCAGGGAGTTCCTGAACAAGTAG
- a CDS encoding menaquinone biosynthetic enzyme MqnA/MqnD family protein — protein MTIDIGHIKYANCTPIFTALASHFDCSGYRFVDGVPADLNAMLRSGEIDLSPSSSIEYATAHEQYCLLPSLSISSIGAVKSVFLFSSVPVEELDGCPIGLSAESDTSVNLLKVLLARKYGFSNSFERTREPLAEALKRFPGLLLIGDAALKGAASGVAAYCYDLGQLWYDFTGLPFVFALWIVRRDAATAKHAGMTMLARDLVAAKELAYRSYPEIAASCQEREWIGESDLVDYWNTINYELTEAHIEGARLFFRHAFELGLIPTLPQIRFFE, from the coding sequence GTGACTATTGACATCGGACACATCAAGTACGCAAACTGCACCCCTATCTTCACCGCTCTCGCTTCGCACTTCGACTGCAGCGGCTATCGTTTCGTGGACGGAGTGCCGGCCGACTTGAACGCCATGCTCCGCTCGGGAGAGATCGATCTAAGCCCTTCCTCGTCGATCGAGTACGCTACCGCGCACGAGCAGTACTGCCTGCTTCCCAGCCTTTCCATCAGCTCCATCGGTGCGGTCAAGAGCGTTTTCCTCTTCTCCTCCGTCCCGGTTGAGGAGCTCGACGGCTGCCCCATCGGGTTGAGCGCCGAATCCGACACCTCGGTGAATCTGCTCAAGGTGCTGCTGGCACGGAAGTACGGTTTCAGCAACAGCTTCGAGAGGACCCGCGAGCCTCTTGCCGAGGCGCTCAAGCGCTTCCCGGGCCTGCTCCTCATAGGGGACGCAGCCCTCAAGGGTGCCGCCTCGGGAGTCGCCGCTTACTGTTACGACTTGGGGCAACTCTGGTACGACTTCACCGGGCTCCCCTTTGTCTTTGCCTTGTGGATCGTGAGGCGCGATGCTGCCACCGCGAAGCATGCCGGGATGACCATGCTGGCACGAGACCTGGTCGCGGCCAAGGAACTCGCCTATCGCAGCTACCCCGAGATCGCCGCATCCTGTCAGGAGCGGGAATGGATCGGGGAAAGCGACCTGGTGGATTACTGGAACACCATCAACTACGAGCTGACCGAGGCGCACATAGAGGGGGCACGCCTGTTCTTCCGTCATGCCTTCGAACTGGGGCTCATCCCGACTTTGCCTCAGATACGGTTCTTCGAATGA
- the nifU gene encoding Fe-S cluster assembly protein NifU, protein MWDYTDKVKEHFLNPRNVGEITDADAVGEVGSLACGDALKLFIKLDEKKERIVDARFQTFGCGSAIASSSALTEMVKGKTLDEALQISNQEIADFLGGLPEEKMHCSVMGQEALEVAIAKYRGVEAPKHGHDHVETEGEIVCKCFGLTDIFLKKVISSNKLHTAEQVTHFTKAGGACGGCIPKIKELIAEVMGEEKKAAPERPTKLTNLKKMQLIQETLENEIRPQLWADGGDLELIDIDGANVQVAFRKACAGCASSGNTAKFVEQKLREMVSPDITVQEVQG, encoded by the coding sequence ATGTGGGACTACACAGATAAAGTTAAAGAACATTTCCTCAACCCCCGGAACGTGGGAGAGATTACCGATGCGGATGCGGTTGGCGAGGTGGGCAGCCTGGCCTGCGGCGACGCGCTTAAGCTGTTCATAAAGCTGGACGAGAAAAAAGAACGGATCGTCGATGCCAGGTTCCAGACCTTTGGTTGCGGCAGCGCCATCGCGTCTTCTTCCGCCCTCACCGAGATGGTGAAGGGGAAGACCCTGGACGAGGCGCTGCAGATCAGCAACCAGGAGATCGCCGATTTCCTTGGGGGGCTCCCCGAGGAGAAGATGCACTGCTCGGTCATGGGGCAGGAGGCGCTCGAGGTCGCCATCGCCAAATACCGCGGCGTCGAGGCGCCCAAGCACGGACACGACCACGTCGAGACCGAGGGTGAGATCGTCTGCAAGTGCTTCGGCCTGACAGATATCTTCCTCAAGAAGGTCATCTCCTCCAACAAACTGCACACCGCCGAACAGGTGACCCACTTCACCAAGGCGGGCGGCGCCTGCGGCGGCTGCATCCCGAAGATCAAGGAGCTGATCGCCGAGGTAATGGGCGAGGAGAAGAAGGCCGCGCCGGAGAGGCCGACGAAGCTCACCAACCTGAAGAAGATGCAGTTGATCCAGGAGACCCTGGAGAACGAGATCCGTCCCCAGCTTTGGGCCGACGGCGGCGACCTCGAACTGATCGACATCGACGGTGCCAACGTGCAGGTCGCCTTCCGCAAGGCATGCGCCGGCTGCGCCTCTTCCGGCAACACCGCGAAATTTGTCGAGCAGAAGCTGCGTGAGATGGTTTCTCCTGACATCACCGTGCAGGAGGTTCAGGGATGA
- a CDS encoding NUDIX domain-containing protein: MPFDYLACPACGTKVKQYKNPLPTVDVIIELPEGIVLIERRNEPFGWAIPGGFVDYGESLEAAAAREMLEETSLEVTGLRLLGCYSDPSRDTRSHNISTVYVATAAGTPKAGDDAANLAVFPIDKLPQPLCFDHGKILSDYRQRKEAGTI, from the coding sequence ATGCCCTTTGACTATCTGGCCTGCCCCGCCTGCGGCACCAAGGTCAAGCAGTACAAGAACCCTCTCCCGACGGTAGACGTCATCATCGAGCTGCCGGAGGGGATCGTTTTGATCGAGCGGCGCAACGAACCTTTTGGGTGGGCGATACCCGGCGGCTTCGTCGATTACGGCGAATCTCTTGAGGCCGCCGCGGCCCGGGAGATGCTGGAAGAGACCTCGCTCGAGGTTACCGGCCTGAGGCTCTTGGGATGCTATTCCGATCCTTCGCGGGACACCCGCAGTCATAATATCTCCACAGTGTATGTCGCCACGGCCGCAGGCACCCCGAAGGCAGGAGACGACGCCGCCAACCTGGCGGTGTTTCCCATCGACAAGCTGCCGCAGCCCCTTTGCTTCGACCACGGCAAGATCCTCTCCGACTACCGCCAAAGAAAAGAAGCGGGAACCATCTAG
- the gcvH gene encoding glycine cleavage system protein GcvH, giving the protein MDFPEELKYSKEHVWVRIEGERAVIGITDYAQTELGNITSVELPEPGDELEQDDSFGSVEARKTVAELYAPLSGTVLEVNSELGNAPEFVNDDPYDAGWLVVIEVADSEESNLLMSAEHYEDYVAVAED; this is encoded by the coding sequence ATGGACTTTCCCGAAGAGCTTAAATACAGCAAGGAACACGTGTGGGTGCGCATCGAAGGCGAGCGCGCCGTAATCGGCATTACCGATTATGCCCAGACCGAATTGGGCAACATTACTTCCGTCGAGCTTCCCGAACCTGGCGACGAGTTGGAGCAGGACGATTCCTTCGGGTCCGTCGAGGCGAGGAAGACCGTTGCCGAGCTGTACGCCCCGCTTTCCGGCACCGTGCTGGAGGTAAACTCAGAACTGGGGAACGCGCCGGAGTTCGTCAACGACGATCCCTACGACGCGGGGTGGCTGGTGGTCATCGAGGTGGCGGACTCCGAGGAATCCAATCTCCTCATGTCCGCCGAACACTACGAGGATTACGTCGCCGTAGCGGAAGATTAA
- a CDS encoding PxxKW family cysteine-rich protein, with protein MQCQTVLPGAECTFMGKQGCVFTEGACQPVVENCEGCDRVVDGTIGKVCSAYPAPEKKWSAGICNFATHVKVELKTDDAKVNPLKASKKAAGAKKKK; from the coding sequence ATGCAATGTCAAACCGTACTTCCTGGTGCCGAGTGCACTTTCATGGGCAAACAAGGTTGTGTATTCACTGAAGGCGCTTGCCAGCCGGTAGTGGAAAATTGCGAGGGTTGTGACAGGGTCGTCGACGGCACCATCGGGAAGGTTTGCAGCGCATACCCCGCCCCCGAGAAGAAATGGTCCGCAGGCATCTGCAACTTCGCTACCCACGTGAAGGTTGAGCTCAAGACCGACGACGCCAAAGTCAACCCGCTGAAAGCATCCAAGAAAGCAGCAGGCGCCAAGAAGAAGAAGTAG